A stretch of DNA from Spirosoma endbachense:
AGCACTGCCCCGATGAAAACACCGGTAATACCCGCCCAATCGTCGCTGCGGGGTGGCGTCATTCGGAGTCCGCCAGCGTTTGCAAAAAATACACTGCCCAGCACCGGAAAGGCTAAAAAAAAGAGCAACCAGCCAGCGGCCATGTATACAATGAGCGAGGCCCCATCGCGGAACTTGCCAAAACGACTGAAATAGACAATCAGCCCAAGCAACAGGCCAATAACCCAGCCGATATGCTGCGGATAATCGCCAAACCATTGAGGCCAGTTATTGAGAAAATTATGCGGATCAAACGCTACTGTTCCCGTTTCGGGGTTTATGTAGGTTGGGTCGCCCAGCGGATACGTTAGAGAGGAGGCCAGTTTTTGATCCAGCCCCAATCCTTTCAATAGAGCCTGAATTCCCCAGCCCAATACAGCGCCCATTGCTCCGAAAATGGGCAAAAGCAATCGATTTCTTTCGTTTCGATCGACTAAGTCATACAAAGCCATTGCCAGCAAAGCGAACAGGGCAGCCAGATAATCGGCATCGAGCCAATAGAGCGGGCTTTTGTGCCGCGACCAGGTATGATCAAAGGCAATGTCCGATTGAATCCAGTCAACAAGAGGATCTTCGACCAAATCCTGAATAAACCAAACGCCAAACAGAACAAGAATCGGCTTGAATAGTTGAATCAGACGTTTCTGCTCGGCCACAGCCGCCAGTGCCGTTCCGGCTCCGCCAAGCGCTGCCCACAAAAACCCGATGTAAAACAGGCCGACATAACCGTACCATTGCGAGAGGCCATGCCCACTTTGAGTGTAGGAAATAACCTGCATGTAGGAAATAGAGCCGCCAAAGCCCCAGCCGATAGCTCCGAAAAAAGCAAAGTAAAGGACACGCGCTCGCCAGTCGGCCCGGCCAGACAACAAGGCAATCACGATAGCCGCCAGACAGCCCGCAAAAGCAGCCCCGTACTCATGCCCGAAATTTCCCCGGATTCCCCAACCAATCGACAGGGCCATACCGCACAGCAATACAGAGTTAAATCGCCGGATGGGTGATTGAGTTATTGTAGAAATGGCCATCGAATCGCATTAAATAATCAGTGAAGTAGCCTGCTCCGGCTTCTGGTCGTCGCCAACGGCTTCTTTGATAATGTGCAGATCATGACGAAGGCGTTGACTGAAGAGAGCGATGTCGAAACTATGCACAACGATATTGGCGCCTTCGTTTATCCACTTGATCTGCCGCTCGGGTTCCAGCGAAAAATGAATGCCGATGGCCAATCCCTTTTGGCGGGTTTTGTGAATAATGGCACGTACTGCCGCTTCAAAATCAGGGTGATCGTACTGTTCCGGCAGTCCCAGACTTACCGACAAATCATGAGGACCAATAAACACGGCATCGAGACCCGGCACCGATAACAGCTCATCGAGCCGATTCAGGGCAGGTACACTTTCGATGTTGGCGATGCAGATATGATCGGCATTATAGGCCGTGATGTACGCTTCCATTTCTGCCGACAACGTTTCGTTGCCGCTTAGGACATTCGCCAATCGTTCACCTTTTAATGGTCGGTATTTGGTAGCGCCCACCAATTCCCGAACCTGCTCTACCGATTCGAGATAAGGAGCCACTACCCCAAGCGCCCCGCCATCAATGACCTGACAGGCTCGAAAAGGATCGGGGCTCGGTATCCTGACAATGGGCGTAATGCCGTAAGTTCGAAATTGCTGGCACAGCCTGGCCAGTTCTGCCCGATCCAGCGGAATGTGTTCGGTATCTAAAAAAACGAAGTCAAGACCGATCTGACTGACGGCTTTCGGCCACATCGGCGCTGTCGACGTAATACAGGTTCCGTAGACGTTTTGACCGTTTTTAAGCTTTTGGAGGAGGCTCGCGCTGGTTGAACCATTCATTTGACTAGCGATTACAGACTAGTCATACTACTGTTTTCAGGGCGGTTCAGGCTACTGGTGCTGCGATTTTTTTCAATCAATCGATAGCCTGAACAAGCATTAACGTAGTACTATATCCCGAAGTGTTGTTATTTCTTGTGGATTCTTAGTTGCAGGCAGGGAGCATTACATCTGTGATCTCTCCCAACCTGAACAGCACTTGTTGGCTATGGTCCGGCGCTCCGGTTCACTCTTTTGTTCTTTTATTTTTAGATGAAACCCATTGTTCAAATTTCACTGGATCTCACCAACATCGACGAAGCGCTCGAAACGGCCGAATTAGCGATGCGGGCGGGTGTCGACTGGCTGGAAGCTGGCACGCCTTTGATCCTGGCCGAAGGTCTGCATGGTGTACGCAAATTACGCGAGGCCTTCCCGAATGTACCCATTGTAGCCGACCTCAAAACGATGGATGGCGGCTATCTCGAAGCCGAAATGATGGCCAAAGCCGGTGCTACGCACGTGGTGGTTATGGCACGGGCGCACGCCGAAACGATCCGGTGCGTCGTGAAAGCCGGGCATGATTTTGGCGTTAAAGTCATGGGCGACAATATGGTATGTCCAGATATGGTTGAAGGAGCCAAATGGCTCGAAGACCTGGGCTGCGATTACGTTATTCATCACATTGGATACGACGAACGACGGGGCATTGCCGCGCGGGGCCACCGGATGCCCAGCCCGCTGGATCAGCTTCGCGAGGTTGTTCAGGCCGTTCGGGTACCTGTCCAGGCCGTCGGGGGGCTCAGTCTGGAACAGGCAATCCGCTGTCCGGAATATGGCGCTCCACTGGTTGTGCTCGGTGCACCGCTGACCATTGATGCGGATGCGTTCAAAACAGCTGACGGCAATCTGGAAGCGTCATTGCGGTTAATCTGTCAAAAAATTCACGCTTATGGCGATGTGCCAATGGCAAACTGATTGCGTATTACTCCTCATTTTCTTTATGTTATGAAATCTGCTGCGGTTGTTAATTATGCGCCGGAGAAAGGCTCCGTTGCCATTCGCGAACTTGACCGGCCCGCCATTGGCGAAGACGATGTATTGCTGGAAGTTGCCAATGTTGGGGTTTGCGGGAGCGATCTACATCAGTGGACTGCCGACCATAGCTGGCCCGTCAATTACCCCGTGGTTCTTGGTCATGAATTTGGCGGTCATATTGTTGAACTGGGGAATCGGGTTACGGGCTGGCACGAAGGCGACCGCGTGGTGAGCGAAACGGCTGCCGTCATCGATACCAACAACCCAATGACCCGTCGCGGGCTCTACAACCTCGACCCAACGCGTAAAGGTTTTGGGTATGGTGTCAATGGGGCCATGACACGGTTTGTGCGCGTGCCGGCCCGCTGCCTGCATCATGTTCCTGACCAGCTTGCTTTCGAACAGGCTTGTCTGACCGAACCCTGCTGCGTAGCCTTCAATGCCGTAGTAGAAAATAGCCGTATAAAACCTGGCGACCGGGTTATTGTTCTGGGACCGGGCACCATCGGTATTTTGTGTGCGGCCATGGCCCGGCTCTGTGGAGCCGAAGTCGCCCTTGTCGGATTAGCGGCCGACCAGCATCGACTGGCCATTGGGAAACACTACGGCTGCGAAGCCATCATTGGCGATGCAACCGAATGGGCACAAAAGGCGGATGGACTTGGGGCCGATTGCATCATTGACGCAGCCGGTACGAGCATTACTCTGAAACTAGCGATGCAACTGGTTCGACCCAATGGCCATATCACTAAAGTTGGCTGGGGTCCGCAGCCACTTGGTTTCTCGCTCGATCCATTGGTACAAAAAAACGTTACACTTCAGGGAAGTTTCAGCCATAACTGGCCGATCTGGGAGCGAGTCATCGCGTTGCTTGCCAATGGGCAACTGGACGTAAAACCCATTATTGGGGGCGTATGGCCGATTACCGAATGGCACGAGGCCTTTGAAAAAATGCACCGGGGCGACGTGGTGAAAAGCGTACTCAAACCGGTGTAATCCATGCGGCTCCAACATAAAGTCATCATCATAACCGGCAGTTGCACCGGCATCGGAAAAGCTATTGCCAGTCGGTGCGTTGCCGAAGGGGCACGGGTTGTTATTCATGGACTGGAACGGGAACTGGGAGAAGCCATTGTCGCTACACTGGGGCATGATAAGGCAGTATTGCACATTGAAGAAATTACCGCCGACAACACCCCGCAACACCTGGTAGACCTTGCCCTGAAAACGTTTGGTCGGCTGGATGCGGTGGTCAACAATGCCGCGATGGTCGTTTCGTCAAACACCCAGACAACGGATCTGGCGCTCTTCCGCCAGATCATGGAAGTGAATACCCTGGCGCCTTTTGCGTTGATCAAAGTAGCCTTGCCCTATCTGCAACAATGGCGGGGCTGCGTACTGAACATTGGATCGCTCAATGCCTGGTGTGGCGAACCAAACCTAATGGCCTATAGTGTCTCAAAAGGTGCGTTGGTCACCCTGACCCGTAACCTTGGCGATACATTGCATCGGGAAGCGGGCGTACGTGTCAATCAGCTCAATCCGGGTTGGGTGCTCACAGAACGGGAAATCCAGCGAAAACACCAGCAGGGCCTTCCCGACGACTGGTATCAACATCTCCCAGCAGAATTTGCCCCCGCTGGCCGTATTCTGTGGCCCGACGAAATTGCAGCCGCGGCCGTATACTGGTTAGGTGACGAAAGCGGCCCCGTTAGCGGCCAGATCGTTGACCTGGAGCAGTATCCTTTTATCGGCCGAAATCCGGCGAAGAATTAATAATTAGTACGGTTCGTGGCAGCAAACATCTTCCCTGCCATCATGAAACGTAATCTGTAAGACTCCATACATTGATCATGAAACAACTATGCCTCAATTAGCAGCTTTCCCCAAAGCGTTTATGCAGCAGCTCTGCAAGGACGGAACAATGCGTGTTTCCGAATGGATCGAGCTGGCGACCAAACTCGATATTGATGGACTGGAATGGTATGCCGGATTTCTGGAAATGGAAAATGAAGCAAACTGGCCACTGTTTCGTCAGCAGGTTGAAGCGCATGGAAAAGTGATTCCGATGATGTGCTGCTCCCCGGATTTTACGCACCCCGATGCCGACTTCCGCGCCAACGAAATTGTAAAGCAGAAGCGATGGATTGATATGACATACGTATTGGGTGGCTCCTACTGCCGGGTTTTATCCGGACAACGGCGACCCGAATTGTCGATTGAAGAGGGAATTTCTCTCGCGGCCGAATGCATTGACGCTTGCCTGCCCTACGCGCAGGAACGCGGCATTACACTAATCATTGAAAATCACTATAAAGACGATTTTTGGACATACCCCGAATTTGCCCAGAAAATGGATGTGTTCTGCAAGCTCGTAGACCGCATCGATCACCCGAATTTTGGCGTCAATTATGATCCAAGTAATACGTACCTCGCCGGTGAAGATCCGTTGGAGCTACTGTATCGGGTGTCGCATCGCGTAGTGACCATGCACGCCAGTGACCGGTATCTGCTCGAAGGTACCATCGAAGATCTTCGTCGCGAAGACGGTGGTGCTGCTGGCTATGCCAAACGACTCAGCCACGGCGAAATTGGCAAGGGACTCAACGATTATGACGCCATATTCACCGAGTTGAAACGGGTGGGTTTCGATGGCTGGATCAGCATTGAAGACGGTGTCGACGGCATGGCACAGCTGGAGCGTAGTGTCGCTTTCCTACGCAAAAAAATGGCCCAATACTGGCCTGAGAGCTGATGGTTTTTGCTCAGTTAGGACTTTTCGCTTAGAAGCGTGGCACGGTTACTAGTGATGCGTGGCACGCTTCTAAGCGAAAAGCCTAATCGTTGTGAGATCGGTTTAAATTTTCCAGACTTTTCGCAAACTCAGGTAAAAACCCGTGCCACGGTTAATATGACGCTCAAAAATAACCGTGGCACGGGTTTTTACCTGAGTTTGCGAAGGGCCCGTTTTCAACGCGCCTTTTGCCGAAAGTATTCTGGCTGGCAGCAGTAGCGAAGTATAACCTTTACCCTAAATCGTCGATAAGGCCAGCTTAATATGCGCTAAATGGTGTTCAGCATGCCAGATCGATATAGCTAATGCCTGTGCCTGAGTAAAATCTATTTTCCGAACGGGATGACTATAACGAATAGCTAATGCTTTCTCATCGAGCGACCTGGCTAAATAAGCATAGCGCCGATGGACACCTTCGAACAAAAGCAGAGAATCGTCGACCGGGGCCGTTGTCGCGTCAGCTGTTCCAGCCCAGGCATTCATATCGATCATGGTCGCTTCCGAATAGTCGGGCTCGGTAAGGGCTTTCTTCATCCGTAGGTAGTGTAGCAACTGAATATCAGCAACATGGTGAACCAGTTGCTGTACGGTCCAACTACCCTCCCGATACGTTTTGGCCAGATCGTCGGGCGATAAATTCTCCACGAGCCGCCGATATTCCGCAGGGATCGTTTCAATACGATGAATAATCTGCGCTAACTCGTCTGACGAATACGTTTCCTGTATGACAAAGGGCCCAATGGGGTATTTACGATTGTCCATGTATTCCAAAAGAATTACGCTTGCAAGTTAGACAATTCCCTTCTTGATGACTCATAGGATTCCTTACTTCCCGACGGGGGCACTAATCACGCCCAGATACCGACCCATCCAGTAGGGTAACAGCCAGATGTCGCCCGCACTGTGCTCCGATTTGCCATTCCCCCGGTTACGGTCCAGTGTAAACGTATTACCATTGTGCCGCTGAATCGGGCGTTCACCGGGCGATAATACCTCTTTGGTCGTTTGCTTCCGAAAATTGTCAGGCAGCAGCTCGATGTCCTTGCGGTGGCTGTTTCGGATCTCCCAGTCGATGAGGTCAAGCGGAAATTCGCGTAGATACCAGACGGATTCATCCAGGTCAAACGTTTTGGTACCGGTAAGGGCGGTAAAAATATTCCACGCTCCTTCTTTTTCGGGGCGCTCAATTTCCCAGTGATCGATGATGGCTTTTTTGAACTTAGCCTTGAGCGTATCATTGAGTGCGTACCGATACAGGCCCCAATACCCCACAAAGTACATCTCATCATCGGAATGGTTCCAGCCGTCCGACATGTGCTTGCTGTGTTCATCGGCATCTTCCGGCGCTTTACCAATGATGCTCATGGGACGCATCAGGTTTTCCAGATAGCCGTGTTTTTGCATCAGTTCAACAGCCTTCTTTTTATATTTTTCCTTTTTGGTGAACTGGTACGCAGTCTGAAGCATGGCCACAATATTCGAAGAATTCAGTTTCCGGTCGCCCACGTTTATCGGAAAGGCATTCACGTAGTCCGGATTCCATTTCCCCCACATGGTGGGCTTACCATCAAAATCGATCAGATACATATCGTGGCTGATAATATGACTCATGAGCGTATCGATGAGCGTAATGGCCCGACGTTGCAGGTTTTTATCATCCACTAATTCGGCCATTGCTCCGAACGCAAAAACATGCCCAATCACTTCATCGCTGCTGGTTGTCGATTTCCAGTCCCAACCCGGTTGGGGCGAATGTTGCCAGCGTTCGGGGTCACTAAGTTTGGCAATATAACCCGCCCGCTCAAACGACCGCGCCGGAAAACCCGGTACGGGATTGATCGTATACAGCCGCTCCATGGCATCGAGCGACTCCCGGCAGTTTTGTAGGGCGTCTTTGTCTTTCGTAACCGCGTAGCGAAACACCTCACCCGCCAGGTACATCGATGTCCATAAACCGTCGTTGTCAGAATCGGCCAGGTAGCCAGTAGACAGGTCACCTTTTTCCATACCATCCAATGACGCATTAAATCCATTGCGCATATGCCGACTCCGAACCTGATCTTCATAGAACAGCGCTTTTTCATGAAGCGTCATGGGCTTCGTGACGATTTCGGCCAGGCCAGCCGTGGTTAGCACGAGCACCGTATTAGTGGGACCAGCAGCAATCGCGGTTACCTCGTCGCCGGGCAACCAGCGTTCGCCATTGTAATAGTCGTATTTACCATCAGGCCGGAGTGAGAAAGCACCTTTCGTCGAGCCAAACCAGAGCTTCCCATTTACGTCGGCCACGGTCGTAATGTCGGTCCAGGGTAATTTCTTATGAATCGAGCCCAGTTGTTTTTTGCTCACAGGGTCAAATTCAATATAACCGTCGGTCGTACCGATTACTACTTTCTGGCTTTTGCTGGCCAGTTCAAACGATGTGAAGTTTGAGCCATCAAACACTTTCGTCAGTTTGTGCTCCCGACCCGAGAGTGTAGACAGTGTTTTTTTACCCAGCACCCAGAACAGGTTAGCTGCTGGCTGATACCGAATACCAATCACCTCATCATCGGGTATGGCACCTTTCCACAAAACACCCGATTCCTTAACCAGATGGATCGCTTTACCATCGGAAACAAGAAACGTAAAGTCAGTTCCTCCAACAAACAGCCGTGCCTGTGGAAGCTGGTGTTCAGCAAACAATTTTCCGGCCCAGGCATTACTTACTACGGCTCGATTATCGAGGTAGACCAGTTGCTGCTCATACGTACCAATAGCAGCCAGCTTCATGTCTTTCACCGGGCGATATGTACGATCAGGCTGTAAGGTGCCGGGCGACAGGAAATAACCGGCAGAAGGATGCAGTAACCCTTCGGACGAGAGCACCTGAGTTATACCATTTCGGTCAAAGCCTGCCCCCAGGAGGCCGCCATCTGTTTTCCTCAGATAGTATTTAACACTATACGGTTGATCATAAGGCTTGTCGGAATAGGCCGACTGAGCTAGTATCTGGTCATTGGCGGCCAAGAAAACAAAGCAGGTAACTAAACCAGCGAGTAAACAGAGTTTTTGCATAATACTGTAATGGACAAGTCAAGCTGATTAAGCACACGAACCAGGCAGGCTTCACTTGTTATACTGTCAGGCGGTCGTATTAGGCTATTAATCGAAAGCCAAATTTTTGGTAGTTCCCACGAAAAACCAGGATTGACCGCATTTGTCAATATTAATTTAAAGGTTATACAAGCCGCTGATTATTAGGAAAAAACGTTTTTGGACACTGTTCATATTACCCAGTTATAAAATCTACACCTTCTTGCGCAAATTGAAGGTTATTTTACGCAAAGTGCGAAAATTAATTAAAATAGCATGCTCTATATTTGTTCCAGATATGGCGAAAATCCAAATTTTATTTGGATTGAGAAGGCTTTATTAAGATAATATGAAGGATTTGTTATTAAATAACAACATATCCTTTGGATGAACTTTGCCAAATATTATTTGGACATTCAACTTAAATAACTACTAAAAATTCTACAAACCATTCAATTTCGATGATTTTTAAATGGTTTTGACCAGAACTATAAATAGCAGAACGCCAGAAAGACAAATTGACCTTCCTCTAAACCGTTTTACCTGACATTCGTTCCGACCTGTTTCTCTTGATTTCCCACCTTACTCGTCCTCTATATGACCATTAACTACTCACTTGAAAGCATTCTCTGCAACGTCATTCAGGGTGATCAGGCCGCTTTTGCGAAACTATATCGTCATTATCGGACGCCCGCCCTTAAATTCTGTCTTTACCTGCTGAAAGA
This window harbors:
- a CDS encoding HpcH/HpaI aldolase family protein, giving the protein MNGSTSASLLQKLKNGQNVYGTCITSTAPMWPKAVSQIGLDFVFLDTEHIPLDRAELARLCQQFRTYGITPIVRIPSPDPFRACQVIDGGALGVVAPYLESVEQVRELVGATKYRPLKGERLANVLSGNETLSAEMEAYITAYNADHICIANIESVPALNRLDELLSVPGLDAVFIGPHDLSVSLGLPEQYDHPDFEAAVRAIIHKTRQKGLAIGIHFSLEPERQIKWINEGANIVVHSFDIALFSQRLRHDLHIIKEAVGDDQKPEQATSLII
- a CDS encoding orotidine 5'-phosphate decarboxylase / HUMPS family protein, coding for MKPIVQISLDLTNIDEALETAELAMRAGVDWLEAGTPLILAEGLHGVRKLREAFPNVPIVADLKTMDGGYLEAEMMAKAGATHVVVMARAHAETIRCVVKAGHDFGVKVMGDNMVCPDMVEGAKWLEDLGCDYVIHHIGYDERRGIAARGHRMPSPLDQLREVVQAVRVPVQAVGGLSLEQAIRCPEYGAPLVVLGAPLTIDADAFKTADGNLEASLRLICQKIHAYGDVPMAN
- a CDS encoding zinc-binding dehydrogenase, whose amino-acid sequence is MKSAAVVNYAPEKGSVAIRELDRPAIGEDDVLLEVANVGVCGSDLHQWTADHSWPVNYPVVLGHEFGGHIVELGNRVTGWHEGDRVVSETAAVIDTNNPMTRRGLYNLDPTRKGFGYGVNGAMTRFVRVPARCLHHVPDQLAFEQACLTEPCCVAFNAVVENSRIKPGDRVIVLGPGTIGILCAAMARLCGAEVALVGLAADQHRLAIGKHYGCEAIIGDATEWAQKADGLGADCIIDAAGTSITLKLAMQLVRPNGHITKVGWGPQPLGFSLDPLVQKNVTLQGSFSHNWPIWERVIALLANGQLDVKPIIGGVWPITEWHEAFEKMHRGDVVKSVLKPV
- a CDS encoding SDR family oxidoreductase yields the protein MRLQHKVIIITGSCTGIGKAIASRCVAEGARVVIHGLERELGEAIVATLGHDKAVLHIEEITADNTPQHLVDLALKTFGRLDAVVNNAAMVVSSNTQTTDLALFRQIMEVNTLAPFALIKVALPYLQQWRGCVLNIGSLNAWCGEPNLMAYSVSKGALVTLTRNLGDTLHREAGVRVNQLNPGWVLTEREIQRKHQQGLPDDWYQHLPAEFAPAGRILWPDEIAAAAVYWLGDESGPVSGQIVDLEQYPFIGRNPAKN
- a CDS encoding sugar phosphate isomerase/epimerase family protein — translated: MPQLAAFPKAFMQQLCKDGTMRVSEWIELATKLDIDGLEWYAGFLEMENEANWPLFRQQVEAHGKVIPMMCCSPDFTHPDADFRANEIVKQKRWIDMTYVLGGSYCRVLSGQRRPELSIEEGISLAAECIDACLPYAQERGITLIIENHYKDDFWTYPEFAQKMDVFCKLVDRIDHPNFGVNYDPSNTYLAGEDPLELLYRVSHRVVTMHASDRYLLEGTIEDLRREDGGAAGYAKRLSHGEIGKGLNDYDAIFTELKRVGFDGWISIEDGVDGMAQLERSVAFLRKKMAQYWPES
- a CDS encoding YfiT family bacillithiol transferase, which gives rise to MDNRKYPIGPFVIQETYSSDELAQIIHRIETIPAEYRRLVENLSPDDLAKTYREGSWTVQQLVHHVADIQLLHYLRMKKALTEPDYSEATMIDMNAWAGTADATTAPVDDSLLLFEGVHRRYAYLARSLDEKALAIRYSHPVRKIDFTQAQALAISIWHAEHHLAHIKLALSTI